In one Rhopalosiphum padi isolate XX-2018 chromosome 3, ASM2088224v1, whole genome shotgun sequence genomic region, the following are encoded:
- the LOC132925154 gene encoding uncharacterized protein LOC132925154 produces the protein MYSSERKCVMMYVNKISQSKSNIICANRSTNKDNLELNVFNEMSHIIEQTKNTDKNMEISDDESTVTIGELSVDEYYDDIIYGRQRVHAELYCADQNEKSEESSNNVNTVNNEASDEDSDYDEENLEGEALIVNDIHFSLPSVARVIRHNPAYIREHAHNHTNEQVNGQARENTHVQPTHNQNYVHTLKNTVCYRQACNNLAMPIKPKPRNKKRAAAIEAAAKIAKASIKKKNFHRKINSTKIYYSCGHREKVGGTPLKFIGIKTPMIMKESRLLDERLMKTTFFLLKLPASLTVHQILSDFQRKENVRQEVMNLIFTAFNYALSAWCLYFIEKRQYNQIIKKYPNREVSELYGLAHLLRFIATLPRLYNQMRPYRSEFCVHVTTFMNKLMDYLVEENLQVDIENDYEHTEPEYHRLTYWSIRNQM, from the exons atgtattcttctgAACGAAAAtgtgttatgatgtacgtta ATAAAATTTCGCAgtctaaaagtaatataatatgtgcgaaTAGATCAACTAATAAAGACAATttagaattaaatgtttttaatgagATGTCACACATTATTGAACAAACAAAGAACACAGataaaaatatggaaatatCTGATGATGAATCCACTGTAACTATTGGCGAATTAAGTGTTGATGAATATTATGATGACATAATATATGGTAGACAGCGTGTACATGCAGAATTATATTGCGCTGatcaaaatgaaaaaagtgaagaATCATCCAATAATGTCAATACTGTTAACAATGAGGCCAGTGATGAGGACAGTGATTATGATGAAGAAAATCTTGAAGGAGAAGCTTTGATTGTCAACGATATACATTTTTCGTTACCAAGTGTCGCACGAGTAATTAGACACAATCCTGCCTACATTCGTGAACATGCTCATAATCATACAAATGAACAAGTAAATGGTCAAGCACGTGAAAATACTCATGTACAACCTACacataatcaaaattatgtacACACTCTTAAAAACACAGTCTGTTATAGACAAGCATGCAATAATTTAGCTATGCCTATCAAGCCCAAACCtcgta ataaaaaaaggGCTGCAGCTATTGAAGCAGCAGCAAAAATTGCTAAAGCTAGtatcaaaaagaaaaattttcatAGAAAGATAAatagtactaaaatatattattcttgtggc CATCGTGAAAAAGTTGGTGGTACTCCATTGAAATTTATTGGTATAAAAACTCCAATGATTATGAAAGAATCTCGTTTATTGGATGAACGCTTAatgaaaactacatttttt CTTTTAAAATTACCAGCTTCTCTTACTGTCCATCAAATTTTAAGTGATTTCCAAAGAAAGGAAAATGT gcgtCAAGAAGTTATGAATCTCATATTTACTGCTTTTAACTATGCTTTATCTGCATGGTGTTTATACTTCATTGAAAAACGACAGTATAatcaa ataattaaaaagtatccCAATCGTGAAGTGTCTGAATTATATGGTTTAGCTCATCTTTTAAGGTTTATTG CTACCCTCCCTAGGTTGTACAATCAAATGAGACCTTATCGTTCTGAATTTTGCGTACATGTTACTACATTCATGAATAAATTAATGGA CTATTTGGTCGAGGAGAACCTACAAGTTGATATTGAGAATGACTATGAACATACAGAGCCTGAATATCATCGATTGACTTATTGGTCTATTCGTAATCAGATGTAG